From the Quercus lobata isolate SW786 chromosome 6, ValleyOak3.0 Primary Assembly, whole genome shotgun sequence genome, one window contains:
- the LOC115993755 gene encoding E3 ubiquitin-protein ligase RHA2B-like — protein sequence MKALSEFFSNLKTMTKVFFNLLLLEIIFLIRSLTGLSPNSDKRVITTNQYLKLIEKNNPTTRFTKRMRIMAESTECTVCLSEFKEGDKIRKLQCKHTFHKDCLDCWLQQYCRGTCPLCRTKVLQDDIVASYRRMRNQVEYDGSDEELIFLLSALHGNSLHRLF from the coding sequence ATGAAAGCTCTCTCTGAATTCTTCTCCAACCTCAAAACCATGACCAAAGTCTTCTTCAACCTCCTACTTcttgaaatcatatttttaatCCGTTCACTCACCGGATTAAGCCCCAACTCTGATAAACGCGTAATCACCACTAACCAATACCTTAAACTCATTGAAAAAAACAATCCCACAACTCGTTTCACTAAAAGAATGAGGATTATGGCCGAGTCGACTGAATGCACGGTGTGTTTATCTGAATTCAAAGAAGGAGACAAGATTAGAAAGTTGCAATGTAAGCACACGTTCCATAAGGATTGCCTAGATTGCTGGCTACAACAATATTGTCGTGGCACATGCCCACTTTGCCGGACTAAGGTTTTGCAAGATGATATTGTGGCTAGTTACCGTCGGATGCGAAATCAGGTAGAGTACGATGGGAGTGATGAGGAGCTCATTTTCTTGTTGTCTGCATTACATGGCAATAGTTTACATAGATTGTTCTAA
- the LOC115950653 gene encoding L10-interacting MYB domain-containing protein-like gives MSKGKEKVGGSKQFRWLPPMHEMMLKILTEEAGKGNKPSNTFRAGSFALVAKEITAHFGVECHPVFVENRMRTLRSMWSTIQELRRKSGFGWDENLKMITCDAKTYQEEVMAHRKHAEYLNKKIEFYDELAIVVGKDTATGGFAKSGVDIENEPDNGDTGDSAEFVADNVEECVVERGRTQMNHPPLGREFPSPAKEGVQLLLLMIVC, from the exons ATGTCAAAGGGGAAAGAAAAAGTTGGTGGCAGCAAGCAATTTAGGTGGCTGCCACCTATGCATGAGATGATGCTAAAGATACTTACAGAGGAGGCTGGAAAGGGCAATAAGCCCTCTAATACTTTTAGGGCCGGCTCCTTTGCTCTTGTAGCCAAGGAGATAACGGCCCATTTCGGGGTTGAGTGCCACCCTGTATTTGTGGAGAACCGGATGCGGACTCTAAGGTCCATGTGGTCAACTATTCAAGAGCTTAGAAGGAAGAGTGGATTCGGTTGGGACGAAAATCTGAAAATGATAACTTGTGACGCAAAAACATACCAAGAAGAAGTTATG GCACATCGGAAGCATGCCGAGTAtctgaacaaaaaaattgagttttacgATGAATTAGCGATTGTGGTGGGAAAGGACACAGCCACAGGTGGCTTTGCTAAGTCCGGAGTGGATATCGAAAATGAGCCAGATAATGGGGATACTGGGGATAGTGCAGAGTTTGTCGCAGATAATGTGGAGGAATGTGTGGTTGAAAGGGGAAGAACGCAAATGAATCATCCACCACTGGGTCGGGAATTTCCAAGTCCCGCAAAAGAGGGCGTGCAGCTTCTACTGTTGATGATAGTGTGCTGA
- the LOC115950447 gene encoding uncharacterized protein LOC115950447, which translates to MKKKTKAAILASVASVLLVGVALLKKLRRRRRELPRAPYVNHAAEREEYINSVLHGSERHCVNQLRMKPIAFHHLCHTLTELEHVRPTVHMSVTEQVFIFLHIIGHNVRFRVMGSRIYRSTETVHRYFKIVLRGVLKLYRALIRLRSEDTPPEIRNSRRFYPYFKDCVGAIDGTHVRASVPPEIQGRFRGRKDRTTQNVLAAISFDLKFTYVLAGWEGSAHDSRVLNDAFARTGGFSIPNGKFYLGDVGYGNKNGILSPYRSVRYHLKEFSDRPPENAQELFNLRHSSLRTTIERGFGVVKKRFRVLDAEPYWSFPTQVKVVLACCVVHNHIMGVEPNDHIMEDAMNQVELSDHQQETQSHRESVEDSRSWNAKRDEICQAMWSDYIRSGE; encoded by the exons atgaagaaaaaaaccaaagccgCAATTCTTGCCTCAGTTGCATCTGTCCTCCTTGTGGGGGTTGCATTGTTAAAGAAATTACGACGTAGACGTAGAGAACTGCCTAGGGCGCCTTATGTTAACCATGCCGCCGAGAGAGAGGAATACATAAATAGTGTTTTGCATGGAAGTGAGAGACATTGTGTGAATCAACTTAGGATGAAGCCTATAGCTTTCCACCACTTATGTCACACCCTCACTGAGCTTGAGCACGTACGTCCGACTGTTCACATGTCTGTTACGGAGCAAGTGTTCATTTTCTTGCACATTATTGGTCATAATGTGAGGTTTCGTGTAATGGGTAGTCGGATCTATAGATCAACTGAGACTGTTCATAGATACTTCAAGATTGTCCTTAGGGGGGTCCTGAAATTATATAGAGCTCTAATAAGACTGCGTAGCGAAGATACACCTCCAGAGATAAGGAATAGCAGAAGGTTTTacccatattttaag GATTGTGTTGGAGCAATAGATGGTACACATGTTCGTGCATCTGTGCCACCTGAAATACAAGGAAGATTTCGTGGTCGCAAAGATAGAACCACGCAAAATGTGTTAGCTGCCATTAGTTTTGACTTAAAGTTCACTTATGTGTTGGCTGGATGGGAAGGCAGTGCACATGATTCACGTGTATTAAATGATGCATTTGCTAGGACAGGGGGATTTTCAATTCCCAATG gtaaattttatcttggtgatgttgggtatggtaataaaaatggaatattgTCACCGTATCGGAGTGTACGATATCACTTGAAAGAGTTTAGTGATCGTCCTCCTGAGAATGCGCAAGAATTGTTCAACCTCCGACACTCTTCATTGAGAACTACCATTGAGCGAGGGTTTGGAGTGGTGAAAAAACGTTTTCGAGTGTTAGATGCAGAACCATATTGGTCTTTCCCAACCCAAGTGAAAGTAGTGTTAGCGTGTTGTGTggttcataatcacattatgGGGGTTGAACCAAATGACCATATTATGGAAGATGCAATGAACCAAGTAGAGCTTAGTGACCACCAACAAGAAACACAATCCCATCGGGAGTCCGTCGAAGATAGTAGATCATGGAATGCTAAGagagatgagatatgccaagCCATGTGGTCTGATTATATCAGGAGTGGAGAGTAg
- the LOC115951017 gene encoding calmodulin-lysine N-methyltransferase-like isoform X2 — METRRTTGKAASLRWQILRQALLRRPPPHIPEGQSETSIKSISRKTTRGFNLIPCQLVEQNDAVAVEETNLSGSDDHPRPREARLCYTLPIEGAPTLFLTQRVEERAYLGDFEICNRYNVDNTGLVCHWPSEEVLAYFCLSRADMFRSKRVIELGSGYGLAGLVIAAITEAVEVVISDGNPQVVDYIQRNIDANSGAFGATRVSSMTLHWDQEEISNISNAFDVIIASDCTFFKEFHNGLARIIRFLLKKEGPSEAIFLSPKRGNSLDKFLETIKQNALSFSVTENYNAEVWKHHQAFMHGNDSWPSYEKDHCYPLLVRITI; from the exons ATGGAAACTCGTAGAACCACTGGCAAGGCCGCGTCCCTCAGATGGCAAATCCTTCGCCAAGCCCTTCTTCGTCGGCCCCCTCCTCATATTcctg AAGGCCAATCTGAAACGAGCATCAAGAGCATTTCAAGGAAGACCACGCGCGGCTTCAACTTGATTCCCTGTCAATTAGTGGAACAAAACGACGCCGTCGCCGTTGAAGAAACGAATCTCTCCGGCTCAGATGATCACCCTAGACCTAGAGAAGCTCGCTTGTGCTACACATTGCCCATTGAAGGAGCTCCCACACTTTTTCTCAC CCAAAGAGTGGAGGAACGTGCTTACCTCGGTGATTTTGAGATCTGCAATAGATACAATGTTGACAACACTGGGCTTGTCT GTCATTGGCCTTCAGAAGAAGTCCTTGCTTATTTTTGCTTGTCACGTGCAGACATGTTCAG ATCTAAAAGAGTTATTGAGCTTGGATCAGGTTATGGCTTAGCTGGTTTAGTAATTGCTGCAATCACGGAGGCAGTAGAAGTTGTAATATCAGATGGAAATCCTCAAGTTGTTGAtt ATATTCAGCGTAATATAGATGCCAATTCTGGAGCATTTGGTGCTACAAGAGTGAGCTCTATGACATTGCATTGGGATCAAgaagaaatatcaaatatctcTAATGCTTTTGATGTCATTATTGCAAGTGACTG CACTTTCTTTAAGGAATTCCACAATGGCCTTGCTCGAATCATCAGGTTCTTGTTGAAAAAAGAGGGACCTTCTGAAGCTATTTTTTTAAGTCCTAAAAGAGGCAATTCATTGGATAAGTTTCTTGAGACAATCAAACAAAATGCCTTGTCTTTCAGTGTAACAGAGAATTATAATGCAGAAGTTTGGAAGCATCATCAGGCATTCATGCATGGCAATGACTCCTGGCCCAGCTACGAAAAAGATCATTGCTATCCATTATTGGTTAGAATAAcaatatga
- the LOC115951017 gene encoding calmodulin-lysine N-methyltransferase-like isoform X1, with product METRRTTGKAASLRWQILRQALLRRPPPHIPEEGQSETSIKSISRKTTRGFNLIPCQLVEQNDAVAVEETNLSGSDDHPRPREARLCYTLPIEGAPTLFLTQRVEERAYLGDFEICNRYNVDNTGLVCHWPSEEVLAYFCLSRADMFRSKRVIELGSGYGLAGLVIAAITEAVEVVISDGNPQVVDYIQRNIDANSGAFGATRVSSMTLHWDQEEISNISNAFDVIIASDCTFFKEFHNGLARIIRFLLKKEGPSEAIFLSPKRGNSLDKFLETIKQNALSFSVTENYNAEVWKHHQAFMHGNDSWPSYEKDHCYPLLVRITI from the exons ATGGAAACTCGTAGAACCACTGGCAAGGCCGCGTCCCTCAGATGGCAAATCCTTCGCCAAGCCCTTCTTCGTCGGCCCCCTCCTCATATTcctg AAGAAGGCCAATCTGAAACGAGCATCAAGAGCATTTCAAGGAAGACCACGCGCGGCTTCAACTTGATTCCCTGTCAATTAGTGGAACAAAACGACGCCGTCGCCGTTGAAGAAACGAATCTCTCCGGCTCAGATGATCACCCTAGACCTAGAGAAGCTCGCTTGTGCTACACATTGCCCATTGAAGGAGCTCCCACACTTTTTCTCAC CCAAAGAGTGGAGGAACGTGCTTACCTCGGTGATTTTGAGATCTGCAATAGATACAATGTTGACAACACTGGGCTTGTCT GTCATTGGCCTTCAGAAGAAGTCCTTGCTTATTTTTGCTTGTCACGTGCAGACATGTTCAG ATCTAAAAGAGTTATTGAGCTTGGATCAGGTTATGGCTTAGCTGGTTTAGTAATTGCTGCAATCACGGAGGCAGTAGAAGTTGTAATATCAGATGGAAATCCTCAAGTTGTTGAtt ATATTCAGCGTAATATAGATGCCAATTCTGGAGCATTTGGTGCTACAAGAGTGAGCTCTATGACATTGCATTGGGATCAAgaagaaatatcaaatatctcTAATGCTTTTGATGTCATTATTGCAAGTGACTG CACTTTCTTTAAGGAATTCCACAATGGCCTTGCTCGAATCATCAGGTTCTTGTTGAAAAAAGAGGGACCTTCTGAAGCTATTTTTTTAAGTCCTAAAAGAGGCAATTCATTGGATAAGTTTCTTGAGACAATCAAACAAAATGCCTTGTCTTTCAGTGTAACAGAGAATTATAATGCAGAAGTTTGGAAGCATCATCAGGCATTCATGCATGGCAATGACTCCTGGCCCAGCTACGAAAAAGATCATTGCTATCCATTATTGGTTAGAATAAcaatatga